In one Lycium barbarum isolate Lr01 chromosome 7, ASM1917538v2, whole genome shotgun sequence genomic region, the following are encoded:
- the LOC132601292 gene encoding uncharacterized protein LOC132601292, producing the protein MCNTGGRIEIDLGSIEYIPPENKYGPDLGNNSDQEYCYDTSEEQIAGISSNEEVPDSFLDVFEEEEAQILDSLIEVFAPTPKEIKDPITQEKEEAILRQGLSPRGNKNKKGRKNKKGNNNNFPENQNNLRRQHVTLQVHLQGSIDNFWITPVYARSKANKRKYLWQKLRDLNSIIDGPWAIGGDFNSIMEAEEKKRGAPFRLNTCFDFINCMDDCEMTDASFVVWDTEVYGNPMWRLQQKLKTLAKELSKWSRNSIGGVFENVKKFEKEVSDAETAYLNSDSDTDRMLLNKTKAEYIKWLKMEDSILRQKARIKWVEEEDSNTKYFHSTIKARRRRAQIYKIKDQNGQWVEGNLNISKATIDHFSDLFSEKPSDMNLDFIRGCNNLISTEDNVLLARYPTTEEIKTTIDSMDPNSCAGPDGFNVYRLISNNWYSVIINGVRYGFFKSSRGLKQGDPLSPALFIIAAEPLSRDLNHLNQNDRFINFSMHKKGPQINHLSYADDLVLFTSADKFSIKIMMNLLRLYQKASGQEINKDKTFFLTHSKMDMIYNRRIRRWTGYKQSSFPFTYLGCPISCGRKRISYFSDISKKILNKIAGWQGRFLSPGGKATIIKHVLQSQALHIFATLMPPVTSLYEIEMQFANFF; encoded by the exons ATGTGCAATACAG GAGGCAGAATAGAGATTGATCTGGGTAGCATTGAGTACATTCCTCCTGAAAATAAATATGGTCCCGATTTAGGAAATAACTCCGATCAGGAATATTGTTATGACACTAGTGAAGAACAAATAGCAGGAATATCCTCAAACGAGGAGGTTCCTGATAGCTTTTTAGATGTCTTTGAAGAGGAAGAAGCACAAATCCTTGATAGTCTAATCGAAGTATTTGCTCCAACTCCAAAAGAAATCAAGGACCCTATCacacaagaaaaagaagaagctatCTTACGACAAGGTTTGTCACCAAGAGGTAACAAAAACAAGAAAGGTAGAAAGAACAAAAAGGGAAACAACAATAATTTCCCAGAAAACCAGAACAATCTGAGAAG ACAACATGTGACTTTGCAGGTTCACTTGCAGGGAAGCATTGATAATTTCTGGATAACACCTGTCTACGCCAGATCTAAAGCAAACAAAAGGAAGTATCTTTGGCAGAAGTTAAGAGATTTGAATTCCATCATCGATGGCCCATGGGCCATCGGAGGGGATTTTAACTCTATAATGGAAGCCGAGGAAAAGAAAAGGGGTGCTCCTTTTAGATTAAATACATGTTTTGATTTTATAAACTGTATGGATGATTGTGAAATGACTGATGCTAGTTTTGTAG TATGGGATACTGAAGTATATGGCAACCCTATGTGGAGATTACAACAAAAGCTGAAAACTTTGGCTAAGGAACTTAGTAAGTGGTCTAGAAACAGTATTGGGGGTGTTTTTGAAAACGTCAAGAAATTTGAGAAGGAAGTTTCAGACGCAGAAACTGCTTACTTAAATTCTGATTCTGATACTGATAGAATGCTGCTTAATAAGACTAAAGCTGAATACATCAAGTGGTTGAAAATGGAAGATTCTATTTTAAGACAAAAAGCTAGAATCAAATGGGTAGAAGAAGAGGACTCCAATACGAAGTACTTTCACAGTACCATCAAGGCTAGGAGAAGAAGAGCCCAAATCTATAAAATTAAAGATCAAAATGGTCAATGGGTCGAAGGGAATTTAAATATTTCCAAAGCTACCATCGATCATTTCAGTGACTTATTCAGTGAAAAACCAAGTGATATGAATTTGGACTTTATTAGAGGTTGCAACAATCTGATCAGTACTGAGGACAACGTCCTATTAGCAAGATATCCCACAACAGAAGAGATTAAGACGACAATAGATTCTATGGACCCTAATAGTTGTGCAGGACCTGATGGATTTAATG TTTATAGGTTGATCTCTAACAACTGGTATTCTGTTATTATTAATGGTGTTAGATATGGGTTTTTTAAATCTTCTAGAGGCTTAAAACAGGGAGACCCTCTATCTCCTGCTCTTTTTATTATTGCAGCCGAGCCTCTTTCAAGAGATTTGAATCATCTTAATCAGAATGATAGGTTCATTAATTTCTCTATGCATAAAAAAGGGCCCCAGATTAATCACCTTAGTTATGCTGATGACCTTGTGCTTTTCACTTCTGCCGATAAGTTTTCTATTAAGATCATGATGAATTTGCTAAGGTTGTATCAAAAGGCTTCTGGTCAAGAGATTAATAAAGATAAGACTTTCTTTCTCACCCATAGTAAGATGGACATGATTTATAACAGGAGGATAAGAAGGTGGACTGGTTACAAACAGTCTTCCTTCCCTTTCACATACTTAGGTTGTCCCATATCCTGTGGTAGGAAGAGAATCTCTTATTTTTCTGACATTTCCAAAAAGATCCTAAATAAGATTGCAGGTTGGCAAGGAAGATTCTTATCTCCAGGTGGTAAGGCTACCATTATTAAGCATGTTCTTCAATCTCAAGCACTTCATATATTTGCTACCTTAATGCCCCCTGTTACATCTCTATATGAGATTGAAATGCAATTTGCTAACTTCTTCTAG
- the LOC132603171 gene encoding nuclear pore complex protein NUP1 isoform X3, with amino-acid sequence MQLLELLLHLKYVLSRSAEGKKEDPSMGKLNVISEEEKLVGEKPKNSRSTEGKEEDPSMAKSNGISEAEKLEEEKPKNSSDSGEISRIERLMQGKSFSRDEIMRLTEILNSRVIDDQEKKASRTAEGDIGRFHLTHETPRRPNDRKQDETDFAMPGTSTPLPQTNVRDEVGASPIDIARAYMGSRRLSKGNDSYGFVSKGEEAPPQNRFHLPPTPKSSTCWPAAMVQDQHGHFTPQNQRGYIVDFPRTPYSRTLLPKSRDRQTQSQAGSMWLDPSAKPFQQSQSSIYNQEKTRTDLPLPSYGSAGPIRRIRNKFGSESRPRRSIFLNSPNASSPSEKVGASKLFLPPAGKNLEVGQTSGVEKSQSVDHRAGRSEEAMPHISSSNETVRKILEQLDRHKPTPAEKETELKLASEWKKYPRNEISDSTPNGKMKSSHLGEFGLRMNNSLAANQSSKGGDIGTVNRVVSQEQTPREADTATDASAKAASIASVFGTATKADTVPSFTSKRADSQVKSFFSGSQTPSLRKDSIGTDDGQKDKGATPRWPYHNQSNGQNAATLSNSTGFELPRSAPGQASGAKPNLASISVNKPNPNGFGFTFPIPASSGALSEPPTPSIMPSSTTSVLSQPVDASTAPVYSFGTGKSAERLVFSFPSMGNASVPVDASDLKFSFGTDRTSRLSFGAVGKATC; translated from the exons TACGTGCTATCCAGATCTgctgaaggaaagaaagaggatCCAAGTATGGGGAAATTGAATGTGATCTCCGAAGAAGAGAAGCTGGTAGGAGAGAAACCAAAGAATTCCAGATCTACTGAAGGAAAGGAAGAGGATCCCAGTATGGCGAAATCGAATGGGATCTCCGAAGCAGAGAAGCTGGAAGAAGAGAAACCAAAGAATTCCTCTGATAGCGGTGAAATTTCCAGAATTGAGCGATTGATGCAGGGGAAATCATTTTCGAG GGATGAAATAATGCGTTTGACAGAGATATTGAACTCAAGGGTAATCGATGATCAGGAAAAGAAAGCTAGTAGAACAGCTGAAGGAGATATTGGAAGGTTTCATTTAACACATGAGACACCTAGAAGACCAAATGACAGGAAGCAGGATGAAACAGACTTTGCTATGCCAGGAACTTCAACACCTCTTCCCCAAACAAAT GTACGAGATGAAGTTGGCGCATCACCAATTGATATTGCAAGAGCTTACATGGGAAGTCGTAGGTTAAGCAAGGGGAATGATTCTTATGGGTTTGTATCCAAGGGAGAAGAAGCTCCTCCACAAAATAGGTTTCATCTGCCACCTACGCCTAAGTCATCGACTTGCTGGCCCGCTGCCATGGTGCAAGATCAGCATGGCCATTTTACTCCACAGAATCAGAGAGGATACATTGTTGATTTCCCGAGGACCCCATACTCTAGAACTTTATTGCCGAAATCTAGAGATAGG CAGACTCAGTCGCAGGCTGGTAGCATGTGGTTAGATCCCTCAGCAAAACCCTTCCAACAATCTCAATCATCAATCTACAACCAG GAGAAGACTAGGACTGATTTACCTCTTCCAAGCTATGGATCTGCGGGACCGATTCGGCGGATACGGAATAAATTTGGCTCAGAATCTCGCCCTAGGAGATCTATTTTCCTGAATTCGCCAAATGCTTCTTCACCTTCAGAAAAAGTTGGTGCTTCTAAATTGTTCTTGCCTCCTGCTGGAAAGAATTTGGAAGTTGGTCAGACTAGTGGTGTCGAGAAGTCCCAGTCAGTGGATCATAGAGCAGGCAGGTCTGAAGAAGCTATGCCGCACATAAGTTCTTCAAATGAGACTGTAAGAAAAATATTAGAGCAACTTGATAGACACAAGCCAACTCCTGCTGAAAAGGAAACTGAATTGAAGTTGGCCAGCGAATGGAAGAAATATCCCCGCAACGAAATCTCTGATTCCACTCCAAATGGTAAAATGAAATCATCACATTTAGGAGAATTTGGTTTGCGTATGAACAATAGTCTGGCAGCTAACCAATCCTCCAAGGGAGGAGATATTGGAACAGTCAATCGCGTGGTATCTCAGGAGCAAACTCCGCGTGAAGCTGACACTGCTACGGATGCTAGTGCTAAAGCTGCTAGTATAGCTAGTGTGTTTGGTACGGCGACTAAAGCCGATACTGTGCCTTCCTTCACTTCTAAGCGTGCTGATTCCCAAGTTAAAAGTTTCTTTTCTGGTTCTCAGACTCCAAGTTTGCGCAAG GACTCCATAGGCACTGATGATGGTCAGAAAGATAAAGGTGCTACTCCACGGTGGCCTTACCATAATCAAAGTAATGGGCAAAATGCTGCAACATTATCCAACTCCACGGGGTTTGAGCTACCAAGAAGTGCTCCTGGACAGGCCTCTGGGGCAAAACCTAATTTGGCGTCCATTTCCGTTAATAAGCCCAATCCTAATGGGTTTGGATTCACTTTTCCAATCCCTGCATCATCTGGTGCACTCTCAGAACCACCAACACCGTCCATCATGCCATCATCCACGACCAGTGTCCTCTCTCAGCCGGTGGATGCATCCACAGCTCCAGTATACAGCTTTGGCACTGGAAAATCAGCTGAACGCCTAGTCTTCTCTTTTCCTTCTATGGGCAATGCATCTGTCCCCGTGGATGCTTCAGATCTTAAGTTTAGCTTTGGAACAGACAGGACATCTAGACTATCTTTTGGTGCAGTAGGAAAAGCAACATGCTAA